A region from the Triticum aestivum cultivar Chinese Spring chromosome 3D, IWGSC CS RefSeq v2.1, whole genome shotgun sequence genome encodes:
- the LOC123081023 gene encoding very-long-chain (3R)-3-hydroxyacyl-CoA dehydratase PASTICCINO 2A isoform X1: MAAVKRAYLAVYNWAVFFGWAQVLYFAVDALLRSGHEGVYAAVERPLQLAQTAAVLEILHGLVGLVRSPVSATLPQIGSRLFVTWGILWSFPETRTHILVSSLVISWSITEIIRYSFFGTKELFGSAPSSLLWLRYSSFLVMYPTGISSEVGLIYIALQFIKASEKYCIRMPNKWNYSFDYFYASILVLLVYVPGSPHMYTYMLGQRKKALAKSKTA; this comes from the exons ATGGCGGCCGTGAAGCGCGCCTACCTCGCCGTCTACAACTGGGCCGTCTTCTTCGGATG GGCGCAGGTGCTCTACTTCGCCGTGGACGCGCTGCTCCGGTCGGGGCACGAGGGCGTGTACGCCGCCGTCGAGCGGCCGCTCCAGCTCGCGCAGACCGCCGCCGTCCTCGAG ATCCTCCACGGGCTCGTCGGGCTGGTGAGGTCGCCGGTGTCGGCCACGCTGCCGCAGATCGGGTCGCGCCTCTTCGTCACCTGGGGCATCCTCTGGAGCTTCCCCGAG ACCAGGACACACATCCTGGTGAGCTCCTTGGTCATCAGCTGGTCCATCACCGAG ATTATTAGGTACTCTTTTTTCGGCACAAAAGAGCTGTTTGGATCTGCACCATCATCGCTTCTATGGCTTAG GTATAGCTCATTCCTAGTAATGTACCCAACCGGCATCAGCAGCGAGGTTGGCTTGATATACATTGCATTGCAGTTCATCAAG GCATCGGAGAAGTACTGCATTAGAATGCCCAACAAATGGAACTATTCATTTGATTACTTCTACGCATCAATCCTGGTACTCCTAGTCTACGTTCCAG GAAGCCCACATATGTACACGTACATGCTTGGGCAGCGCAAGAAGGCGCTTGCAAAGTCGAAGACTGCGTAA